In Chitinophagales bacterium, one DNA window encodes the following:
- a CDS encoding BamA/TamA family outer membrane protein, whose product MRFLIFILLLLATYNLHAQGNFLLRIIPADKDTGFLTKDFAYKRNQRDSMSAVAEMRSLLNKLYEKGFLEATYSSIIADSMRLSATLYTGNQWRWASLSNGNADEVMLDRIGFREKLFDGSTFSSEGVAGMMDKLLTYLENNGYPFASVKLDSLHIQEQQLHAKIFVTKNKLITVDSINVKGDAKISPKYLSGYLGLRLPAVYDDDAIKGITGKLAELPFLSEERPSAVQFNNATATVLLYLKKKNASSFDFLLGVLPNSGSDGKLQVTGDGQLNLINPFGRGESLSLRFNQLPGKATQVNLKGAYPYLFNLPFGIEAGFDLYKNDTLYLEVKEMIGLQYLFTGVNSFKFYFRNISNAVLSVDTLSILQTKTLPANIDYNTRLYGVGFVFEKLDYRINPRRGVALLINAEGGNKTIKENAKITTLTDPSDPAFDFGSLYDSVNEKKTQFRLMGSVNKYWQVAGRSSFLAAYHGGAIIADKIYANERFLLGGFRLLRGFDEHAILATSYHVFTGEYHYFISRNSFFYLFFDGSYVEDRSVEPLIHDTPYGFGAGFNFETKAGIFGVSYALGHQQNNPIELRAAKIHFGYLNNF is encoded by the coding sequence ATGCGTTTTCTGATTTTTATCTTACTGCTCCTGGCAACTTATAACCTGCATGCGCAGGGAAACTTCCTCCTCCGCATTATTCCTGCCGACAAAGATACCGGCTTTTTAACGAAGGATTTTGCCTACAAAAGAAACCAGCGCGATTCAATGTCCGCTGTAGCTGAAATGCGCAGCCTGCTCAATAAACTCTATGAAAAAGGGTTTCTCGAAGCAACGTATTCATCCATCATCGCCGACTCCATGCGGTTATCGGCGACACTTTATACCGGTAATCAATGGAGATGGGCCAGTCTTTCCAATGGCAATGCCGATGAAGTTATGCTTGACCGGATTGGTTTCCGGGAAAAATTATTTGACGGAAGCACGTTCAGCAGCGAAGGAGTTGCCGGCATGATGGATAAGCTGCTTACCTATTTAGAAAATAACGGATATCCGTTCGCTTCCGTGAAGCTGGATAGTTTGCATATTCAGGAGCAACAGTTGCATGCTAAAATTTTTGTCACAAAAAATAAGCTGATCACAGTCGACAGTATTAATGTAAAAGGGGATGCAAAAATCTCGCCCAAATATCTATCGGGTTATCTTGGTTTACGGTTACCGGCAGTATATGATGATGACGCCATTAAAGGTATCACAGGTAAGCTTGCGGAGCTCCCGTTTCTCAGCGAGGAGCGCCCGTCGGCAGTTCAGTTTAATAACGCTACTGCAACGGTGCTTTTATACCTGAAGAAAAAGAATGCCAGCAGTTTTGATTTCCTGTTAGGTGTGTTGCCAAACAGCGGATCTGACGGTAAGCTGCAGGTCACCGGCGACGGGCAATTGAATCTTATTAATCCATTCGGCAGAGGAGAATCACTCAGTTTGCGGTTTAACCAGTTGCCCGGAAAAGCAACGCAGGTGAATCTGAAAGGTGCTTATCCCTATCTGTTCAATTTGCCTTTCGGCATAGAGGCAGGCTTCGACCTCTATAAAAACGATACACTGTACCTGGAGGTGAAAGAAATGATTGGACTGCAATACCTGTTTACTGGTGTGAACAGTTTTAAGTTTTATTTCAGAAATATTTCCAATGCAGTTTTATCGGTTGACACACTAAGCATATTGCAGACTAAAACTTTACCTGCGAATATCGACTACAACACCCGGCTTTACGGTGTCGGCTTTGTTTTCGAAAAGCTTGATTACCGCATCAATCCACGCCGTGGTGTTGCATTGCTTATTAATGCGGAAGGCGGCAATAAGACCATAAAGGAAAATGCAAAGATCACCACGCTGACAGATCCATCCGATCCTGCATTTGATTTTGGTTCATTATACGATTCTGTCAATGAAAAAAAAACACAGTTCAGGCTGATGGGCAGCGTAAACAAATACTGGCAGGTAGCCGGCCGGAGTTCATTCCTTGCAGCATATCATGGTGGCGCCATTATTGCCGATAAGATTTACGCAAATGAACGGTTTTTACTTGGCGGGTTCCGTTTGTTAAGAGGGTTTGATGAACATGCCATTCTCGCTACCAGTTATCATGTGTTCACCGGTGAATATCATTACTTCATCAGCAGGAACTCATTCTTCTATCTGTTCTTTGATGGAAGTTATGTGGAAGACCGGTCAGTTGAACCGCTTATCCACGATACGCCCTATGGCTTTGGCGCAGGCTTTAATTTCGAAACTAAAGCTGGTATCTTTGGCGTAAGCTATGCTCTTGGGCATCAACAAAACAACCCCATTGAACTCCGCGCGGCGAAAATTCATTTTGGATATCTCAATAATTTTTAG
- the gldN gene encoding gliding motility protein GldN — MKKMSILPVFSVIMLAGAFSAFGQADETMPRDLFYDKVSPVEREVVPYDNIREADVLWQKRVWRIIDSREKMNLPFKYEGIDWKDLKPLVFILRDAAISGEITVYQEDNFKTVKLPADVAKIGAGNDTIQLSDLDGNYVKDTVLVREFDPTKVSKYRIKEDWFFDKETSSMQVRILAIAPLYYDDQIQLDLPMFWAYYPTTRNVLVKQEVFNARNDAIRLSWDDLFEMRMFSSYIYKESNVFDRRIQDYATGTDALRESDRIKQEIFEYEHNLWSY; from the coding sequence ATGAAGAAAATGAGCATCCTTCCCGTCTTTTCAGTTATCATGCTTGCGGGGGCATTCAGTGCTTTCGGGCAGGCTGATGAAACTATGCCAAGGGATCTGTTTTATGACAAGGTAAGCCCCGTGGAAAGGGAAGTTGTTCCTTACGATAATATCCGTGAAGCGGATGTTCTGTGGCAAAAGCGTGTTTGGAGAATCATTGATTCCAGGGAAAAGATGAACCTGCCGTTTAAATATGAGGGCATCGACTGGAAAGACCTGAAACCACTCGTTTTCATCCTTCGTGATGCTGCTATCTCGGGCGAAATCACTGTATACCAGGAGGATAATTTCAAGACGGTGAAATTGCCCGCCGATGTTGCCAAGATTGGCGCCGGCAATGATACCATTCAACTCTCAGACCTTGATGGTAACTATGTGAAAGATACTGTTCTCGTAAGAGAGTTTGACCCCACGAAGGTCAGCAAATACCGTATAAAGGAAGATTGGTTTTTTGATAAGGAGACTTCCAGCATGCAGGTTCGCATACTTGCCATTGCACCGCTTTATTATGATGATCAGATTCAGCTGGATCTTCCGATGTTCTGGGCATATTATCCAACCACCCGAAACGTGCTGGTAAAGCAGGAGGTGTTTAATGCCCGTAATGATGCCATAAGATTATCATGGGATGATCTTTTTGAGATGCGGATGTTCAGCAGTTACATCTACAAAGAGTCCAATGTGTTTGACCGGAGGATACAGGACTATGCTACCGGCACGGATGCCTTGCGCGAGTCAGACCGGATCAAGCAGGAAATTTTTGAGTACGAGCATAATCTGTGGTCGTATTAA
- a CDS encoding type IX secretion system membrane protein PorP/SprF produces the protein MQPGQWKKISVVLLLCMGLRSFAQQDPQFSQYFLNQAAYNPAFTGLDKSLSATAQFRSQWMGIEGHPISQNIAVHSPVPVLHGGLGIVLLNEQAGVLRNTGVTVNYSYIIKTKAGEFSFGVSGGAVQVEVDGSKLRAPDGEYLNGDINHNDFLLPVVPVNGFAADFATGIFFNGKNLSGGISVSHVLPQTVKLNTEGSSLLFDYERQYYLQLGYLAKFSKQAGIRPSVMVKSDGNFLQAEADLLFLYKDFLWMGAGYRGFNNQSEDAIIATAGINIAENFRLGYSYDFSVSALNTVNNGSHEVVLNYRIDLMKPVKPGKIIYTPRF, from the coding sequence ATGCAGCCAGGTCAATGGAAGAAGATAAGTGTAGTGTTACTGCTATGCATGGGGCTTAGGTCATTTGCGCAGCAGGATCCGCAGTTCAGTCAATATTTCCTGAACCAGGCTGCATACAATCCTGCTTTTACCGGATTAGACAAGTCACTGAGTGCGACAGCACAGTTCAGGAGTCAATGGATGGGCATTGAAGGACATCCCATCTCGCAAAATATTGCAGTGCATTCACCGGTTCCGGTTTTGCATGGCGGCCTCGGTATCGTGCTGCTCAATGAACAGGCTGGTGTGCTTCGTAACACTGGCGTTACGGTTAACTATTCCTATATCATTAAGACAAAAGCCGGTGAATTTTCTTTTGGTGTGAGTGGCGGTGCAGTGCAGGTGGAAGTGGATGGGTCGAAACTGCGTGCACCTGACGGTGAGTATCTCAATGGCGACATCAACCACAATGATTTCCTGCTGCCGGTTGTGCCGGTCAATGGATTTGCGGCCGATTTTGCTACCGGAATCTTCTTCAATGGAAAAAACCTTTCAGGAGGAATTTCCGTCAGCCACGTGTTGCCACAAACGGTTAAGTTAAACACCGAAGGCAGCAGCCTTTTATTCGATTATGAGCGGCAATACTACCTGCAGTTGGGTTACCTGGCGAAATTCAGCAAACAGGCTGGCATCAGGCCATCGGTTATGGTAAAATCTGATGGTAACTTTTTGCAGGCGGAAGCCGACTTGCTTTTCCTTTATAAGGATTTCCTATGGATGGGAGCAGGCTATCGCGGTTTTAACAACCAAAGTGAAGATGCAATTATTGCCACTGCCGGTATCAACATTGCAGAGAATTTCAGGCTGGGCTATTCTTATGATTTTTCGGTTTCGGCACTGAACACTGTGAATAACGGATCACACGAGGTAGTGTTGAATTACAGGATTGACCTGATGAAACCGGTCAAGCCTGGAAAAATCATCTATACACCTCGGTTCTGA
- a CDS encoding tetratricopeptide repeat protein, whose translation MKLLFLVSLSFMHDYHHINRHLDELKKCASADIATHAVAFFESAILLERSKLLDLAESHYKWTEQHAKHKQLRFAYSKLILAFSRFYNEQYELAMPMLTELTDLFNGQNDRNGAAVCTLLQGSIYRTLGNFDMALMALWEAHEQLKKTELFRHFYMACGVTLGGTLLEMKQYEAAISHFTTSLEKAEATGSFYWNIYALHGLGKVYLINQNYPAAKLCFEKAKTVAEKYNHPLSLCNSIGELGNYYYAVQDFETAGKLHLEALTMREQYGFTGGVITSCLQLGETYIKQQRWKDSVDILEKGLKMALPLKVKLKMYQMHLLLSDIYERRGDLTKSLQHYKDFHHLREQVEAEDNARKLINARIIFEAEQTKKENSIIKKQKQEIEKKNIELQEIVDELTRAKIGRKARAITLVIAIALFILDDTILHFALSVVPANNYFISLIVKMVIIFSLGPINKSIEHFLLKKVIHKENKAKVR comes from the coding sequence TTGAAATTACTTTTCTTAGTTTCACTTTCATTCATGCACGATTACCATCATATCAACCGTCATTTGGATGAGCTCAAAAAATGCGCATCGGCAGATATAGCAACACATGCGGTGGCCTTTTTTGAATCTGCTATTTTATTAGAAAGGTCCAAACTGCTCGATTTGGCGGAGAGCCATTATAAATGGACAGAGCAGCATGCAAAGCACAAACAACTGAGGTTTGCTTATTCGAAACTGATCCTTGCATTCAGCCGGTTCTACAATGAGCAATATGAATTAGCGATGCCCATGCTTACGGAATTAACAGACCTATTTAATGGGCAGAATGATCGCAACGGCGCTGCAGTCTGCACTCTCCTGCAGGGAAGTATCTATCGCACACTTGGAAATTTTGATATGGCCCTCATGGCACTTTGGGAGGCACATGAGCAACTAAAAAAAACTGAATTATTCCGCCATTTCTATATGGCATGTGGTGTCACGCTTGGCGGAACGCTCTTAGAGATGAAACAGTATGAAGCAGCGATCAGTCATTTCACCACGAGCCTGGAAAAGGCAGAGGCTACAGGTTCATTTTACTGGAATATTTACGCTTTGCATGGCCTTGGAAAAGTTTATCTTATTAATCAAAATTATCCCGCAGCAAAACTATGCTTTGAAAAAGCGAAGACGGTTGCAGAAAAATATAATCATCCATTATCGCTTTGCAATTCAATCGGTGAACTGGGCAATTACTACTATGCTGTTCAGGATTTTGAAACAGCAGGGAAATTGCACCTCGAAGCCCTTACCATGAGAGAACAATATGGATTTACAGGCGGAGTCATAACAAGTTGTCTGCAGTTGGGAGAAACATATATAAAACAGCAACGGTGGAAGGATTCAGTTGATATTCTCGAAAAAGGATTGAAAATGGCCTTGCCACTCAAAGTGAAGCTCAAAATGTATCAGATGCACCTGCTGTTGTCGGATATATACGAACGAAGGGGCGATCTTACAAAGAGCCTGCAGCACTATAAAGATTTTCATCATCTCCGTGAGCAGGTGGAAGCAGAAGATAATGCCAGGAAATTAATAAATGCACGGATTATATTCGAAGCCGAGCAGACTAAAAAGGAAAACAGTATCATCAAAAAACAAAAACAGGAGATTGAAAAGAAGAACATTGAACTGCAGGAAATCGTTGATGAACTGACGCGCGCCAAAATCGGAAGAAAAGCGAGGGCGATTACGCTTGTTATTGCCATCGCGCTATTTATACTGGACGACACAATTTTACATTTTGCCTTATCTGTTGTTCCGGCAAACAATTATTTTATTTCATTGATCGTAAAAATGGTGATCATCTTTTCGTTGGGACCGATCAATAAATCCATTGAGCATTTTCTATTGAAGAAAGTAATACATAAGGAGAACAAAGCAAAAGTGAGATAA
- the hemW gene encoding radical SAM family heme chaperone HemW translates to MAGIYIHIPFCRQACHYCDFHFSVNQASRPAIADAITMEIAWQKNYIGNEIIRTIYFGGGTPSLLDENELAKIFEQLQRHFNIDQHAEITLEANPDDLTKEKISILSHSPVNRLSIGIQSFNDHDLQWMNRAHRGWQASKAIQDAQDAGFNNLSIDLIYGLPDSTDTGWNQNMDTALAAGVQHISCYCLTVEPKTALAHFISSGKSKPVNEEQSARQFEMLMEKMKRQQWLHYEISNFAIDELHCSKHNTAYWKGEKYLGIGPSAHSYNGVSRQWNVANNHHYLSAIRQGMIACEKEILTPTQQINERIMTQLRTVWGLQLTDFDTTISRQLHSNSLPFIAAGLATLHENLLTLTDSGKLIADRIIVELMLEDPS, encoded by the coding sequence ATGGCAGGTATTTACATTCATATTCCATTCTGCAGGCAGGCATGCCATTATTGTGATTTTCATTTTTCTGTAAACCAGGCAAGCAGGCCGGCAATAGCAGATGCTATAACAATGGAGATTGCCTGGCAGAAAAATTATATCGGTAATGAAATTATCAGGACTATTTATTTCGGTGGCGGAACACCTTCCTTGCTTGATGAAAATGAACTGGCAAAAATTTTTGAACAGCTGCAAAGGCATTTCAACATTGATCAACATGCGGAAATTACGCTGGAGGCCAATCCCGATGATCTGACAAAGGAAAAAATAAGCATCCTTTCGCATTCACCGGTTAACCGCCTGAGCATCGGCATACAGTCGTTTAACGACCATGATCTGCAATGGATGAACAGGGCGCATCGCGGATGGCAAGCTTCAAAGGCGATACAGGATGCACAGGATGCGGGCTTCAACAATTTATCAATCGACCTGATCTATGGATTGCCTGATTCAACGGATACCGGCTGGAATCAGAATATGGATACAGCGCTTGCAGCCGGCGTGCAACATATTTCCTGTTATTGCCTAACTGTTGAACCGAAGACAGCACTCGCTCATTTCATTTCGTCGGGAAAGAGTAAGCCGGTCAATGAGGAGCAGTCTGCCAGGCAGTTTGAGATGCTGATGGAAAAAATGAAGCGCCAACAATGGTTGCATTACGAGATTTCGAATTTCGCCATTGATGAGCTTCATTGTTCGAAACACAATACCGCCTACTGGAAGGGTGAAAAATACCTCGGCATCGGACCTTCCGCACATTCTTACAACGGCGTGTCGCGGCAGTGGAATGTTGCAAACAACCATCATTACCTGTCGGCAATCAGACAAGGCATGATCGCTTGCGAAAAAGAAATCCTCACCCCTACACAACAAATCAATGAGCGCATCATGACACAGCTAAGAACTGTCTGGGGGTTGCAGCTTACCGACTTCGATACAACAATTTCCCGTCAATTGCATAGCAACAGTCTTCCGTTTATTGCTGCAGGCCTTGCCACTTTACACGAAAACCTGCTTACCCTGACGGATTCTGGCAAGCTGATTGCCGACCGCATAATTGTAGAGCTGATGCTGGAAGATCCATCATAA
- the gldL gene encoding gliding motility protein GldL — MNRIVVFFESERGKRLKNLIIGVGASVVLLGALFKLQHWDFASEFLIIGMCTEAFIFALLGILPPHKDYYWEKIYPELDFAPDEDELKMIKETSTHGSLTNQLDQMMSEAKLEPELIRRLGDNLKRLGDNISQLHDFTDASMATNEYSASAKQAAGALAEMKVAYANATEAAKLLGNATAETKSYHEQVQQVSKNLAQLNAIYELELQDTNSHLKTMNKFYGSLTQAMDNLSESVEDTRKYRSEMSGLAKNLSQLNNVYGNMLTAMTMGGQHREG; from the coding sequence ATGAATAGAATCGTTGTATTCTTTGAATCCGAAAGAGGCAAGAGGTTGAAAAACCTGATCATCGGAGTTGGTGCTTCCGTTGTATTATTAGGTGCACTTTTTAAATTGCAGCACTGGGATTTTGCCAGTGAATTCCTCATCATCGGCATGTGTACTGAGGCGTTCATTTTCGCATTGCTGGGTATTCTTCCTCCGCATAAGGATTATTACTGGGAGAAGATTTATCCGGAACTCGATTTCGCACCTGATGAAGATGAACTGAAAATGATTAAAGAAACCAGCACGCATGGCTCTTTAACCAATCAGCTGGATCAGATGATGTCAGAAGCAAAGCTGGAACCTGAGCTGATCAGGAGATTGGGAGATAATCTGAAACGGCTTGGAGATAATATTTCTCAACTGCATGATTTTACTGACGCATCCATGGCCACCAATGAATACTCTGCCAGCGCCAAACAGGCAGCCGGTGCTTTGGCAGAGATGAAGGTAGCATATGCCAACGCTACAGAAGCAGCCAAACTGCTTGGTAATGCAACTGCTGAAACAAAAAGCTATCATGAACAGGTACAACAGGTTTCTAAAAATCTTGCACAGCTCAATGCCATTTATGAACTGGAACTGCAGGATACCAACAGTCACCTGAAAACGATGAATAAGTTTTATGGCTCGCTCACGCAGGCTATGGATAATCTTTCCGAATCTGTGGAAGACACCCGGAAATACCGTTCAGAAATGTCTGGCCTGGCTAAAAACCTGTCACAGCTCAACAACGTGTACGGCAATATGCTGACAGCAATGACCATGGGTGGTCAGCATCGCGAGGGATAG
- a CDS encoding DUF4271 domain-containing protein: MQRTPYRCLMFIIASAINCFFSLGAAALQAEEPALSTAQHLVYDGDTIALDSHDSVSAAVGVFSDSSGSALLDQLAIRYRLWHDQFPSPVVHHSYGSAVAVLYEIPRKQQREDWKFYLAFSLLILLAFIRFGYAKEFDELFSAFKNWGPSQQMFRELGTGVSFGTVLLNLFSLLVLSLFAFLLLGQFGYLQVDPPWILMLIAVAAVTIFLLARYLLLKAASLLLPFRKEITLYNFYEIQLNRLLGVALFPLVLLLIFAPAPLSTYALYAALAVSAGCILLRYLKGFNIGFNYFGSHLFHFLLYICALEIAPVLIIIRLLQNLGPLRFSF; this comes from the coding sequence ATGCAGAGGACACCTTACCGCTGCCTGATGTTCATTATCGCATCAGCCATTAATTGTTTTTTTTCTTTAGGGGCAGCTGCGCTTCAGGCTGAAGAACCGGCTTTGTCAACAGCGCAACACCTGGTATATGATGGTGATACCATTGCATTGGATAGTCATGATTCTGTTAGCGCCGCTGTTGGTGTATTCAGCGATTCATCCGGCAGTGCGCTGCTTGATCAGCTTGCTATCCGTTACCGGTTATGGCATGATCAGTTTCCGTCTCCTGTTGTGCACCATAGTTATGGTTCCGCAGTGGCGGTATTATATGAAATTCCGCGTAAGCAACAGCGTGAAGACTGGAAATTCTATCTCGCTTTTTCATTGCTGATCCTGCTGGCGTTTATTCGCTTTGGATACGCAAAGGAATTTGACGAGCTGTTCTCGGCCTTTAAAAACTGGGGGCCCAGTCAGCAGATGTTTCGCGAATTGGGAACTGGGGTTTCATTTGGTACCGTGCTGCTGAACCTGTTTTCATTACTGGTGCTTTCCCTGTTTGCATTTCTATTACTTGGGCAATTTGGGTATCTGCAGGTTGATCCGCCATGGATATTAATGTTGATCGCAGTGGCTGCTGTGACGATCTTCCTGCTTGCGCGTTACCTGCTGCTGAAGGCTGCATCGCTGCTGCTCCCGTTCAGAAAGGAAATTACCCTTTATAACTTCTATGAAATACAACTTAACCGCTTGCTCGGCGTGGCACTTTTTCCTTTGGTATTGTTGCTGATTTTCGCGCCTGCGCCGTTGAGCACCTATGCGCTGTATGCGGCATTGGCAGTATCTGCGGGATGTATTTTGCTCCGTTACCTGAAAGGTTTTAACATCGGGTTCAATTATTTCGGAAGTCATTTGTTCCACTTTTTATTGTATATTTGCGCCCTTGAAATTGCACCTGTGCTGATCATCATTCGATTGTTACAAAACCTGGGACCGCTCAGGTTTTCTTTCTAG
- a CDS encoding uroporphyrinogen-III synthase, with product MVEKNTRQLKTAADSGTSSSKPINGNSAKQVIKSILITQPKPENDKNPYYELARKHKISVDFKPFIHLEGVSAKEFRKQKINPADFSALIFTSRSAVDQFFKLCDDLRVRMSPDAKYYCMTEAIALYLQKYILFRKRKVFFGDGTFQGLTEIIEKHRDGEKFLMPCSDIHKSDTSDYLKKKKYEFAEAVIFKTVPVELVENELRKYDMVVFFTPTGVNALKQNFPDFKQKSMKIGAFGPVTAQAVMDAGLHIDVLAPAPQAPSMTMAIDNYLNSIG from the coding sequence ATGGTTGAGAAAAATACCAGGCAACTTAAAACAGCAGCGGATTCCGGTACATCATCTTCAAAGCCCATCAACGGGAATTCTGCAAAACAAGTCATCAAGTCGATTCTGATCACTCAACCGAAACCGGAGAATGATAAGAATCCGTATTATGAACTGGCACGCAAACATAAAATCAGTGTTGATTTTAAACCCTTTATTCATCTCGAAGGTGTTTCCGCTAAAGAATTCCGCAAGCAGAAAATAAATCCCGCTGACTTTTCAGCATTAATATTCACCAGCAGAAGTGCAGTTGATCAGTTCTTCAAACTATGTGATGATCTGCGCGTCAGGATGTCACCGGATGCCAAATACTACTGCATGACAGAAGCTATTGCGCTCTATCTGCAGAAATACATCTTATTCAGAAAACGAAAGGTCTTTTTTGGGGATGGTACTTTTCAGGGATTGACAGAGATAATTGAAAAGCACCGTGATGGGGAGAAATTCCTGATGCCCTGTTCCGATATTCATAAGTCAGATACGTCGGATTACCTGAAAAAGAAAAAATATGAATTTGCGGAAGCGGTTATTTTTAAAACGGTCCCTGTAGAACTTGTCGAAAATGAATTGCGGAAGTATGATATGGTGGTGTTCTTTACGCCAACCGGTGTTAATGCACTCAAACAAAACTTCCCTGATTTCAAACAAAAATCTATGAAGATCGGCGCCTTCGGTCCGGTAACAGCACAGGCGGTGATGGATGCAGGCCTGCATATTGATGTACTGGCCCCTGCACCACAAGCGCCCAGCATGACGATGGCTATTGATAATTATCTGAATAGCATCGGCTGA
- a CDS encoding SUMF1/EgtB/PvdO family nonheme iron enzyme, with translation MLNKHSFLLLGIVAVLAGCQGGYNGQLLGSLDRPSWNVTIPYGMVYIKSGTLHIGQNDQDINNSMIQRTKTVSVQGFFMDETEVTNNEYRQFVEWVRDSIAHTILGEDYMLEDDNGNEKVNWDAYIDYSDPELQESLDELYFPEEQRILGKKEIDPRKLNYVYYWVDYKEAARDVNRLNPDFDRTTVIKEEVVNVFPDTLSWVHDFAYSYNEPMTRNYFWHPSFDNYPVIGVTWNQAMAFSKWRTRLWNDFLTSHGEATNDEFRLPTETEWEYAARGGRDLAPYPWGGPYMRNKKGCILANFKPGRGDYPDDGGMYTVKADAYFPNDYGLYNMAGNVAEWTSTAFYENSYHFEHDLNPDIRYDVDAGDPITMKRKVIRGGSWKDIAYLCQVGTRNYEYQDTAKCYIGFRDVITFLGRSIDDRQ, from the coding sequence ATGTTGAATAAGCACAGTTTTCTTCTGCTGGGCATTGTTGCCGTTTTGGCTGGCTGCCAGGGTGGCTACAATGGACAGTTGCTGGGTTCACTTGATCGTCCGAGTTGGAACGTTACTATTCCATACGGAATGGTTTACATCAAGTCCGGCACACTTCACATTGGGCAAAATGATCAGGACATTAACAATTCCATGATTCAACGTACGAAAACTGTTTCCGTACAGGGATTTTTCATGGACGAAACAGAGGTGACCAATAATGAATACCGCCAATTTGTGGAATGGGTTAGGGATTCCATAGCGCATACTATTTTAGGCGAAGATTATATGCTCGAAGATGATAACGGGAATGAAAAAGTAAACTGGGATGCATATATAGATTACTCGGATCCTGAATTACAGGAATCACTCGACGAACTATATTTTCCTGAAGAGCAACGGATACTTGGTAAGAAAGAAATTGATCCGAGAAAACTTAACTATGTTTATTACTGGGTTGACTATAAAGAGGCTGCCCGTGATGTAAACAGGTTGAATCCGGATTTTGACCGTACAACCGTGATTAAAGAAGAGGTGGTGAATGTTTTTCCGGATACACTTAGCTGGGTTCATGACTTCGCATATTCTTATAATGAGCCAATGACCAGAAATTATTTCTGGCATCCGTCATTTGACAATTACCCGGTTATCGGAGTAACCTGGAACCAGGCAATGGCTTTCAGCAAATGGAGGACAAGGCTGTGGAATGATTTTCTCACTTCGCACGGTGAAGCAACAAACGATGAATTCCGCCTTCCTACGGAAACGGAATGGGAATATGCGGCACGCGGCGGAAGGGATCTCGCACCTTATCCCTGGGGCGGACCTTATATGAGAAATAAGAAGGGCTGTATTCTTGCCAACTTCAAACCGGGCCGCGGAGATTATCCCGACGATGGCGGCATGTACACAGTGAAGGCTGATGCTTATTTCCCGAATGACTACGGCTTATACAATATGGCTGGAAATGTTGCCGAATGGACATCCACCGCTTTCTATGAAAACAGCTACCACTTTGAGCATGACCTGAATCCTGATATTCGCTACGATGTGGATGCAGGCGACCCTATTACGATGAAACGCAAAGTTATTCGTGGCGGGTCGTGGAAGGATATTGCTTATTTGTGCCAGGTGGGTACGCGCAACTATGAATACCAGGACACTGCCAAGTGTTACATCGGTTTCAGGGATGTCATTACATTCCTGGGACGGTCTATTGATGACAGGCAATAA